The genomic segment ATAACTGATAATTTAACCGTTGAAGTGCCTACGGGGTCTAAAATCCCGGACGTGGTAGATGAATGTGGTGCCTCTCTCCCCTTTGGTTGCCGCATGGGGAGCTGCGGTACTTGCCGTTGCATTATTGTAAAAGGGAGTGAAAATTTAAATAAACAAACAGAGGCCGAAGTAGAACTATTTAGCAATTTAACATCGGTAGGCTTGGATG from the bacterium genome contains:
- a CDS encoding (2Fe-2S)-binding protein: MPKVTFITDNLTVEVPTGSKIPDVVDECGASLPFGCRMGSCGTCRCIIVKGSENLNKQTEAEVELFSNLTSVGLDERLGCQLVVKGDVTIRS